The following are encoded together in the Corticium candelabrum chromosome 1, ooCorCand1.1, whole genome shotgun sequence genome:
- the LOC134177124 gene encoding transcription factor unc-3-like isoform X1, translating into MAQQPSCKQMDQPTADAPNRVLSAAASSRSCLIKRASFQKQPPANLRKSNFFHFILMFHDQNNQLVEIERSEFVQFVEQTPADQKVKNGAYYRLHCIFNAGIAAEQDIFVRLVDASNKQLIAYEGQDKNPEMCRVLLTHEVMCSRCSDKKSCGNRNETPSDPVLLDKYYLKFFLKCNQNCLKNAGNPKEMRRFQVVVTTSSDITTKDNILVYSENMFVHNNSKHNRRVKSGESCYDAPPLLRSKPLPMPMPVIHAILPNEGGISGGTPVAIVGENFVDGMQVAFGPQLLKTIVVTPHAMHIASPPRPFADSVEVSVTYKGRCYNQASLRFTYTNVQEMAQAALEAGFQNLQKLLPRNPGEAEITSKEQILKRSSDLIESLLNLPSRTTFATGSGLQWGGSSVCDVKSSQLTAFNASGTMFGQPQQNQSFISTSQQIPPLAHITSSTGQPDFLGLQSGVAGTAAQSIGPLGISHLPNVCTISTFTHGASGSTFSYPLVSPFTSLQPSSNYPTMSSHDMPALSRPDHAHVRPAHNVGPELGELSTGLTNYIPSIHNASGLMRNPITADGELTFGAKGIPPPMLAPQPTSPGYLTAASGVGPPAMHPPIFNFPPLVTTKQVSRSAFAPVPRPNSRSSSFNSSTPQSNSTAIPFSNQFGFPPSTMAMIEGTDNQHCNFANPSLAAGHTLLSLHSSNRKRKPPDNR; encoded by the exons ATGGCTCAACAGCCTTCGTGCAAGCAAATG GATCAGCCGACGGCGGACGCACCCAATCGCGTCCTTTCAGCAGCAGCTAGCAGCCGCAG TTGTCTCATCAAAAGGGCATCTTTCCAGAAGCAACCTCCGGCAAACCTTCGCAAGAGCAATTTCTTCCATTTCATTCTTATGTTCCATGACCAGAACAATCAACTGGTAGAGATCGAACGCTCCGAGTTTGTTCAATTCGTCGAACAGACTCCG GCCGATCAAAAGGTTAAGAATGGAGCTTATTACCGACTTCACTGCATTTTTAATGCCG GAATTGCGGCTGAGCAGGATATCTTTGTGCGATTAGTTGATGCATCCAACAAGCAACTCATTGCCTATGAAGGGCAAGACAAAAACCCAGAGATGTGCCGAGTACTTCTTACACATGAAGTCATGTGCAG TCGTTGTTCAGACAAAAAGTCATGTGGAAACCGCAATGAAACACCTTCTGATCCAGTTTTACTGGACAA ATACTACCTCAAGTTCTTTCTAAAGTGTAACCAGAATTGCCTTAAAAATGCTGGCAATCCAAAGGAGATGCGCAGATTTCAG GTTGTTGTGACAACTTCATCCGATATAACTACTAAAGACAACATTTTGGTCTACTCAGAGAACATGTTTGTACATAACAACTCAAAGCACAACCGGAGAGTAAAGTCCGGGGAGTCATGCTATG atgcacCACCACTGTTGAGATCAAAACCATTGCCTATGC CAATGCCTGTCATCCATGCGATACTCCCAAATGAAGGAGGAATTTCTGGAGGAACACCAGTTGCTATTGTTGGTGAAAATTTTGTTGATGGAATGCAAGTTGCTTTCGGACCTCAACTGCTAAAAACCATA GTTGTGACACCACATGCTATGCATATTGCTAGCCCACCAAGACCATTTGCTGACTCAGTAGAGGTGTCTGTGACATACAAAGGAAGATGTTATAACCAAGCTTCGTTGAGGTTTACATATACAA ATGTCCAAGAAATGGCTCAAGCAGCATTGGAGGCAGGATTCCAGAATTTGCAAAAGTTGTTGCCTCGTAATCCTGGTGAGGCAGAAATAACTAGCAAG GAACAAATTCTTAAGCGTTCTTCAGATCTTATTGAATCATTGCTGAACCTACCATCAAGAACAACATTTGCAACAGGCTCGGGACTACAGTGGGGAGGTTCaagtgtgtgtgatgtgaagTCATCTCAACTGACAG CATTTAATGCTAGTGGGACAATGTTTGGCCAGCCTCAGCAAAACCAATCATTTATATCAACATCTCAACAGATTCCGCCACTGGCTCATATAACATCATCCACTGGACAACCTGATTTCTTAGGATTGCAGAGTGGCGTAGCTGGAACTGCTGCACAAAGTATTGGGCCATTAGGAATCAGTCACTTGCCCAATGTTTGCACTATATCAACGTTTACACATGGAGCATCAG GATCGACATTTTCATATCCACTAGTATCGCCATTTACTTCACTCCAACCATCTTCCAACTACCCAACCATGTCATCTCACGACATGCCAGCACTGTCTCGCCCTGACCATGCACACGTTAGGCCAGCTCACAATGTTGGTCCAGAGCTTGGAGAGTTATCGACAGGACTCACAAACTATATTCCAAGTATTCACAATGCCAGCGGTCTGATGAGAAATCCGATCACGGCAGATGGTGAATTGACATTTGGTGCCAAAGGCATCCCTCCTCCTATGTTAGCTCCACAGCCCACATCTCCGGGCTATCTGACAGCAGCTTCAG GTGTCGGTCCTCCTGCTATGCATCCACCTATTTTCAACTTTCCTCCTTTGGTTACAACTAAGCAAGTATCGCGAAGCGCATTCGCTCCAGTTCCAAGACCAAATTCTCGATCAAGCTCATTCAATTCTTCAACTCCACAATCAA ATTCAACAGCCATTCCTTTCAGCAATCAGTTTGGGTTTCCACCAAGTACTATGGCCATGATAGAAGgcacag ATAATCAACATTGCAACTTCGCTAATCCCTCTCTTGCTGCTGGTCATACCCTGCTCAGTCTTCACTCCAGCAATAGAAAACGAAAACCTCCTGATAATCGTTGA
- the LOC134177124 gene encoding transcription factor collier-like isoform X2, whose protein sequence is MCRVLLTHEVMCSRCSDKKSCGNRNETPSDPVLLDKYYLKFFLKCNQNCLKNAGNPKEMRRFQVVVTTSSDITTKDNILVYSENMFVHNNSKHNRRVKSGESCYDAPPLLRSKPLPMPMPVIHAILPNEGGISGGTPVAIVGENFVDGMQVAFGPQLLKTIVVTPHAMHIASPPRPFADSVEVSVTYKGRCYNQASLRFTYTNVQEMAQAALEAGFQNLQKLLPRNPGEAEITSKEQILKRSSDLIESLLNLPSRTTFATGSGLQWGGSSVCDVKSSQLTAFNASGTMFGQPQQNQSFISTSQQIPPLAHITSSTGQPDFLGLQSGVAGTAAQSIGPLGISHLPNVCTISTFTHGASGSTFSYPLVSPFTSLQPSSNYPTMSSHDMPALSRPDHAHVRPAHNVGPELGELSTGLTNYIPSIHNASGLMRNPITADGELTFGAKGIPPPMLAPQPTSPGYLTAASGVGPPAMHPPIFNFPPLVTTKQVSRSAFAPVPRPNSRSSSFNSSTPQSNSTAIPFSNQFGFPPSTMAMIEGTDNQHCNFANPSLAAGHTLLSLHSSNRKRKPPDNR, encoded by the exons ATGTGCCGAGTACTTCTTACACATGAAGTCATGTGCAG TCGTTGTTCAGACAAAAAGTCATGTGGAAACCGCAATGAAACACCTTCTGATCCAGTTTTACTGGACAA ATACTACCTCAAGTTCTTTCTAAAGTGTAACCAGAATTGCCTTAAAAATGCTGGCAATCCAAAGGAGATGCGCAGATTTCAG GTTGTTGTGACAACTTCATCCGATATAACTACTAAAGACAACATTTTGGTCTACTCAGAGAACATGTTTGTACATAACAACTCAAAGCACAACCGGAGAGTAAAGTCCGGGGAGTCATGCTATG atgcacCACCACTGTTGAGATCAAAACCATTGCCTATGC CAATGCCTGTCATCCATGCGATACTCCCAAATGAAGGAGGAATTTCTGGAGGAACACCAGTTGCTATTGTTGGTGAAAATTTTGTTGATGGAATGCAAGTTGCTTTCGGACCTCAACTGCTAAAAACCATA GTTGTGACACCACATGCTATGCATATTGCTAGCCCACCAAGACCATTTGCTGACTCAGTAGAGGTGTCTGTGACATACAAAGGAAGATGTTATAACCAAGCTTCGTTGAGGTTTACATATACAA ATGTCCAAGAAATGGCTCAAGCAGCATTGGAGGCAGGATTCCAGAATTTGCAAAAGTTGTTGCCTCGTAATCCTGGTGAGGCAGAAATAACTAGCAAG GAACAAATTCTTAAGCGTTCTTCAGATCTTATTGAATCATTGCTGAACCTACCATCAAGAACAACATTTGCAACAGGCTCGGGACTACAGTGGGGAGGTTCaagtgtgtgtgatgtgaagTCATCTCAACTGACAG CATTTAATGCTAGTGGGACAATGTTTGGCCAGCCTCAGCAAAACCAATCATTTATATCAACATCTCAACAGATTCCGCCACTGGCTCATATAACATCATCCACTGGACAACCTGATTTCTTAGGATTGCAGAGTGGCGTAGCTGGAACTGCTGCACAAAGTATTGGGCCATTAGGAATCAGTCACTTGCCCAATGTTTGCACTATATCAACGTTTACACATGGAGCATCAG GATCGACATTTTCATATCCACTAGTATCGCCATTTACTTCACTCCAACCATCTTCCAACTACCCAACCATGTCATCTCACGACATGCCAGCACTGTCTCGCCCTGACCATGCACACGTTAGGCCAGCTCACAATGTTGGTCCAGAGCTTGGAGAGTTATCGACAGGACTCACAAACTATATTCCAAGTATTCACAATGCCAGCGGTCTGATGAGAAATCCGATCACGGCAGATGGTGAATTGACATTTGGTGCCAAAGGCATCCCTCCTCCTATGTTAGCTCCACAGCCCACATCTCCGGGCTATCTGACAGCAGCTTCAG GTGTCGGTCCTCCTGCTATGCATCCACCTATTTTCAACTTTCCTCCTTTGGTTACAACTAAGCAAGTATCGCGAAGCGCATTCGCTCCAGTTCCAAGACCAAATTCTCGATCAAGCTCATTCAATTCTTCAACTCCACAATCAA ATTCAACAGCCATTCCTTTCAGCAATCAGTTTGGGTTTCCACCAAGTACTATGGCCATGATAGAAGgcacag ATAATCAACATTGCAACTTCGCTAATCCCTCTCTTGCTGCTGGTCATACCCTGCTCAGTCTTCACTCCAGCAATAGAAAACGAAAACCTCCTGATAATCGTTGA